From a region of the Candidatus Methylomirabilota bacterium genome:
- a CDS encoding DUF433 domain-containing protein — MEWKDRIVTDPGVCGGRPRLKGTRLTVEFLLGLKAAGWSEKQILDNYPHITLEDLQAVFAYAQTIIQDEIFLSAPAA, encoded by the coding sequence ATGGAATGGAAAGATCGAATCGTTACGGACCCTGGAGTCTGCGGCGGGCGCCCGCGGCTCAAGGGTACCCGTCTGACCGTCGAGTTTCTTTTAGGCTTGAAGGCGGCGGGGTGGAGCGAGAAACAGATCCTCGACAACTACCCTCACATCACTCTGGAGGACCTACAGGCCGTGTTCGCGTACGCGCAGACGATCATCCAGGACGAGATATTCTTATCGGCTCCGGCGGCCTGA
- a CDS encoding DUF5615 family PIN-like protein yields MLLADENVPAATIAWLRAQGYDVLSIQEVAPGIADEAVLGMGAADSRILLTFDRDYGELIFRHRKPPPRSVIYIRIYPSTVDELNALLLRLIRGDAGVVDGHMIVVSQAGIRKRMFPHPID; encoded by the coding sequence GTGCTACTGGCAGATGAGAATGTTCCTGCTGCCACCATCGCCTGGCTCAGAGCCCAAGGCTATGATGTGCTGTCAATCCAGGAAGTCGCACCGGGGATCGCTGACGAGGCGGTACTCGGTATGGGTGCTGCGGACTCCCGGATTTTACTCACCTTCGATCGGGATTACGGCGAACTGATCTTCCGGCACCGAAAGCCGCCACCGCGCTCAGTGATTTATATCCGCATCTACCCGTCCACGGTGGACGAACTTAATGCTTTGCTCCTTCGACTGATTCGCGGTGATGCTGGAGTCGTGGATGGTCACATGATCGTTGTGAGCCAAGCGGGGATCAGGAAGCGTATGTTCCCGCACCCCATTGATTGA
- a CDS encoding transcriptional regulator gives MSRGQIRIGVKGEAAINREFVEAWKQAERGALKEPEVHLYFLNVATLQRVLSDRRVALLKVLRQIGPSSIRNLAMQVQRDYRNVYDDLQLLLKAGLVEKDARNRVMVPWDKIQTEIDLAA, from the coding sequence ATGAGTCGTGGACAAATCAGGATTGGGGTCAAGGGTGAAGCCGCTATCAACCGGGAGTTTGTTGAGGCGTGGAAGCAGGCAGAACGAGGAGCGCTGAAAGAGCCGGAGGTCCACCTTTATTTCTTGAACGTGGCCACGTTACAGAGGGTCTTGTCGGACCGCCGCGTGGCGCTCTTGAAGGTCCTCCGCCAGATCGGGCCGTCCAGTATCCGCAATCTAGCCATGCAGGTCCAGCGCGACTACCGTAATGTGTACGACGACCTCCAATTGTTGCTCAAGGCCGGCCTGGTCGAGAAAGATGCCCGCAACCGCGTGATGGTGCCTTGGGACAAGATTCAGACCGAGATCGACCTGGCCGCATAG
- a CDS encoding type II toxin-antitoxin system death-on-curing family toxin, which translates to MAPVFLSLDEVIEIHWDMIERYGGSAGIRDMGLLQSAVAMPQAGFGNEFLHADLFEMAAAYLFHIVQNHPFIDGNKRVGSMGAFTFLKLNGLTLAAPETDFELVVLEVARGRLNKAAIAAFLKTHSHR; encoded by the coding sequence ATGGCGCCCGTCTTCCTCAGTCTTGATGAGGTCATCGAGATCCATTGGGACATGATCGAACGGTATGGCGGAAGCGCCGGCATCCGCGATATGGGCCTGTTGCAGTCGGCTGTTGCCATGCCTCAGGCCGGCTTTGGGAACGAGTTTCTGCACGCTGATCTCTTCGAGATGGCCGCTGCCTACCTATTCCATATCGTACAAAACCACCCATTTATCGATGGCAACAAGCGCGTCGGATCGATGGGTGCTTTCACATTCCTCAAGCTCAACGGGCTGACGCTTGCCGCCCCCGAAACCGATTTCGAACTGGTCGTTCTGGAGGTTGCGCGGGGACGACTCAACAAAGCCGCGATCGCCGCGTTTCTCAAAACACACTCCCACCGTTAG
- a CDS encoding AbrB/MazE/SpoVT family DNA-binding domain-containing protein, which produces MVKHLTKHGNSLALVIDRGVLDLLEINADTPLSITTDGKCLIVTPVMDPERQKRFRAALAEGHRKYGKMLKRLAD; this is translated from the coding sequence ATGGTGAAGCACCTGACCAAGCATGGCAATAGCTTGGCTCTTGTGATCGATCGTGGGGTATTAGACCTTCTTGAGATCAATGCCGACACTCCCCTATCGATAACAACCGACGGGAAATGCCTGATCGTCACCCCGGTAATGGACCCGGAGAGACAGAAACGGTTTCGCGCTGCACTTGCGGAAGGACACCGGAAATACGGAAAGATGCTCAAACGTTTGGCAGATTAG
- a CDS encoding type II toxin-antitoxin system VapC family toxin — MSEKFVLDSFALVALFHKEPGWQRVQAALYEQEKANSRAFLNWINWGEFFYVAKRRVGAAKAEEALGRLEQLPLELVPLDLPLVRAAAEIKSEYTVSYADAFCVATAQRINATILTSDQEFRAVEHLIKIRWLAG, encoded by the coding sequence GTGAGCGAAAAGTTCGTGCTCGATAGTTTCGCGCTCGTTGCGCTGTTTCACAAAGAACCGGGCTGGCAGCGCGTGCAAGCGGCCCTCTACGAACAGGAGAAGGCCAACTCGCGGGCGTTCCTCAATTGGATCAACTGGGGAGAATTCTTCTACGTCGCCAAGCGCCGGGTCGGAGCGGCCAAGGCGGAGGAAGCCCTGGGTCGGCTGGAGCAGTTACCGCTGGAACTGGTACCCCTGGACCTCCCCTTGGTACGGGCAGCGGCCGAGATTAAAAGCGAGTACACCGTCTCGTATGCCGATGCCTTCTGTGTGGCGACGGCCCAGCGGATCAACGCGACCATCCTCACCAGCGATCAGGAGTTTCGGGCCGTCGAGCATCTCATCAAGATCCGCTGGCTTGCCGGATAA
- a CDS encoding AbrB/MazE/SpoVT family DNA-binding domain-containing protein yields the protein MPITHLSEKGQVLIPKALRRKFGLKPGAKIQLAEEAGRLILSPVPPDPIAAATGFLEGAFSLTADLRRDHQEEIRRERKVRAR from the coding sequence ATGCCCATTACCCACCTCTCTGAAAAGGGGCAGGTTCTCATTCCCAAGGCGCTTCGCCGCAAGTTCGGCTTGAAGCCGGGCGCGAAGATCCAGTTGGCCGAGGAAGCGGGGCGGCTGATCCTCTCACCGGTTCCGCCTGATCCAATCGCCGCCGCCACGGGTTTTCTCGAAGGGGCATTCTCGCTGACGGCCGATCTCCGCCGCGACCATCAGGAGGAAATCCGCCGTGAGCGAAAAGTTCGTGCTCGATAG
- a CDS encoding PIN domain-containing protein has protein sequence MTAEVFVDTNVLAYAYDRSEPAKQCQALAVLDVLAMRERGVLSTQVLGELFVTLTRKLTVPIGAAAATERIQHYLLSWPVLEVTGLIVLEAARGVQSHQLSFWDAQIWATARLNQIPVIFSEDFSTNRTLEGIQFINPFAASFRLEDWC, from the coding sequence ATGACCGCTGAGGTCTTTGTGGATACCAACGTCCTGGCGTATGCCTACGACCGCTCGGAACCGGCCAAGCAATGCCAAGCCTTGGCTGTGCTGGACGTCCTGGCCATGCGGGAACGAGGGGTTCTCAGCACCCAGGTCCTGGGAGAGCTGTTCGTCACGCTTACCCGTAAGCTGACGGTTCCAATAGGGGCGGCTGCGGCAACCGAGAGGATCCAACACTACCTGCTGAGCTGGCCCGTGCTGGAGGTGACGGGACTGATTGTGCTGGAGGCGGCACGCGGCGTCCAATCGCACCAACTTTCCTTTTGGGATGCGCAAATCTGGGCCACCGCCCGATTGAATCAGATCCCCGTCATCTTCAGCGAGGACTTCAGCACAAACCGGACATTGGAAGGTATTCAATTCATCAACCCGTTCGCCGCCAGCTTTCGCCTCGAGGATTGGTGTTGA